One genomic segment of Lampris incognitus isolate fLamInc1 chromosome 2, fLamInc1.hap2, whole genome shotgun sequence includes these proteins:
- the setd5 gene encoding histone-lysine N-methyltransferase SETD5 isoform X2 produces the protein MSIVIALGVTTPETSYSDMAAGSDPESVEASPAVNEKNYNNHSCGSAQSHGYRGLPYADHNYGAPPPPTPPASPLSQTIIPRMELNGVLRGSRYHGAPEDNSADSDSSSEEDEVVAGWCRCSLTQDGRLIKCESCRELDRRKGTDAHHRKPENVSVGESSATESGDEEVSPSTVSYTATQHTPTSITLTVNRVKRNKSKKRKKSTEKARGAPKGKKVKAFREGSRKSMRMKNSTTEANVLDENTVEGWETKIRQWTDQYEEASANQYSADVQTLLQLHRAASTTVTKTESSSTPPPSTAQPDTSADNMDTINRTELACNNTVLGSQMQLQLGRVTRVQKHRKILRAAKNLEPDTLIIEYRGKVMLKQQFEVNGHFFKKPYPFVLFYSKFNEVEMCVDARTFGNDARFIRRSCTPNAEVRHMIAEGMIHLCIYAVSQITKDAEVTIGFDYEFNSCNYKVDCACHKGNQNCPVQKHNLSPRESLLCPPSLPAPSSLVGAETRRRKARRRELEGCLATAGTSDESNQPLDQHTETRELHGTSDTEEGLLDEVKLEEGEEGEVGENGVVMARKRAFDSLEKRRTKLGGAEEPKEDSVEPEDAAENPCGENPPTTHCTGVGVSTRRTTYVTEPSSVEAERAPSSSFSNLPAPSLAPKPPPARSTKPRPKSRISRYRSSSSQRARRQRQALAQQAAAAAAAAAAAAAAAAAAAEQGAVLCEEGPQGPTGADLGLGECNLGTSQLLDPESQGSMYLNKSNIRYPKTKKYLVTEWLNDKVPGGEKVQLEVPVERPLRITTDPTVLATTLNMLPGLSHSPLICTTPKHYVRFGSPFNPERRRPRPLQMDGTYGCYKKRWIKQAEDESCSVNLEDGTESTSSHQSTSSRSTPNPLSNELNAPFKKRRSKYIAEVMPAPSEHLLRPLSPISPPLPEDSLHPLLNAPCSSLLPNGLAYSPMPSLPTSRCNTPLQFENISSPEASPVHRPESISPEPYLRTDFDGPRHQFPDLSLSSSLESPLPMTLDEFTLSGGPAGHESQISAVVGTNSLTPVSCPHPDPATHHQSREPAFRTEFNLIYTCSPLNANLGNPSCTDRRLSQSEGSFSPAESFYSTLSAQGLVGEGGPGPMSPYGEHHYGGGYPDSGTPPHTSNPPQKKKVSLLEYRKRKQGSSRDSELGNSSSLGSTPIRPGSHYSQESHHSHSHHQLQLPASPHSSFSSPAHTSSIPQIEEVSPPDPHGSAAQSRNQESSHWMVPTSVERLREGQGVLERVLRGSIKMERILKRSDSSVPADKESETERYEIPAGSIASPIKSPHRYSPSVYSHQSCESRRQTDSPSFLQQSSSSPFRASYSPSGLPSAGQSFYPRLSCSHTGLSQDHSPSSYPSQTPTSSASSSSSSSDSMPPGGSLHQQSSSSNVDGSRSYGSSQLKASLLNSSGVVGSPTLGSRAHGQTKIDLSTQTTRLGQQQASRTLKTGSPGQAMLQTSSRLLTTSGTPHYPQRGAALAQFQHPPLQGSGVRTQSGSF, from the exons CCCTGAGTCAGTGGAAGCAAGTCCTGCTGTGAACGAGAAAAACTACAACAACCACAGCTGTGGGAGTGCACAGAGTCATGGGTATCGGGGGCTACCTTATGCT GATCACAACTATGGCgcgccccctccccccaccccacccgcctCCCCGCTCTCCCAAACCATCATTCCCCGCATGGAACTCAATGGCGTGTTACGCGGCTCCCGCTATCACGGCGCCCCCGAGGACAACTCAGCAGACAGCGACAGCTCCTCAGAGGAGGACGAGGTCGTGGCCGGGTGGTGCCGCTGCAGCCTGACACAGGATGGCCGGCTTATCAAGTGTGAGAGCTGCAG GGAACTGGACAGGAGGAAAGGAACAGATGCCCATCACAGGAAACCAGAAAATGTCTcag TTGGAGAGAGCAGTGCCACAGAGAGTGGTGATGAAGAAGTGTCTCCCTCCACTGTCTCCTACACAGCCACGCAGCACACGCCCACCAGCATCACACTCACTGTCAACCGTGTCAAAAGGAACAAATccaaaaagaggaagaagagcacgGAAAAGGCTCGAGGAGCCCCTAAGGGCAAGAAGGTCAAG GCCTTCAGAGAAGGCTCTAGAAAATCCATGAGGATGAAG AATTCAACAACAGAAGCAAATGTGCTGGATGAGAACACAGTAGAGGGCTGGGAAACAAAGATCCGCcagtggacagaccagtacgAAGAAGCCTCGGCCAACCAATACAGTGCAGATGTCCAGACGTTGCTCCAGCTGCACCGTGCTGCTAGCACCACTGTCACAAAGACGGAGAGCAGCAGCACACCTCCGCCTTCTACTGCACAGCCTGACACCTCTGCTGATAACATGGACACCATAAATCGCACTGAGCTGGCCTGTAATAACACTGTGCTTGGCTCACAGATGCAG CTCCAGTTGGGTCGGGTAACACGAGTGCAGAAACACAGGAAGATCTTGCGAGCAGCCAAGAATCTAGAACCAGACACCCTCATCATTGAGTACCGGGGCAAGGTCATGCTCAAACAGCAGTTTGAGGTCAATGGGCACTTCTTCAAAAA ACCCTACCCCTTTGTGCTGTTTTACTCCAAATTCAATGAGGTAGAGATGTGTGTTGATGCACGGACCTTTGGAAACGATGCCCGGTTTATTCGAAGGTCCTGCACCCCAAATGCTGAG GTCAGGCATATGATTGCAGAGGGAATGATCCACCTGTGTATCTACGCTGTCAGTCAAATCACCAAGGATGCCGAGGTCACCATTGGATTTGATTACGAGTTCAACAGCTG CAATTACAAAGTGGACTGTGCCTGCCACAAGGGTAACCAGAACTGCCCAGTGCAGAAGCACAACCTAAGCCCAAGAGAGAGCCTCCTGTGCCCCCCATCCCTGCCTGCCCCCTCCTCATTGGTGGGGGCAGAGACCCGGCGGCGGAAGGCTCGAAGGAGAGAGCTTGAGGGGTGTCTTGCTACTGCCGGCACCTCTGATGAAAGCAACCAGCCCCTCGACCAGCACACAGAGACCAGAGAGCTCCATGGAACTAGTGACACAGag GAGGGACTCCTGGATGAGGTCAAGCtggaagagggagaggagggagaagtTGGCGAAAATGGAGTTGTGATGGCGAGAAAAAGA GCATTTGACAGCTTGGAAAAGAGGAGAACGAAATTGGGGGGTGCTGAAGAGCCAAAGGAGGACAGCGTGGAGCCAGAAGATGCGGCAGAGAACCCCTGTGGGGAAAATCCCCCCACAACTCACTGCACAGGGGTGGGGGTCAGCACCCGCCGCACTACCTATGTCACG GAACCCTCATCTGTTGAAGCGGAGAGGGCCCCATCATCCTCATTCTCCAATTTGCCTGCCCCCAGCCTTGCCCCTAAGCCTCCCCCAGCCCGTTCCACTAAGCCACGCCCCAAGAGCCGCATCTCACGCTACCGCTCCAGCTCATCACAACGTGCACGACGCCAGAGGCAGGCCCTGGCCCAGCAGGCAGCAgccgctgcagcagcagcagcagcagcagcagcagcagcagcagctgctgctGAACAGGGAGCTGTCCTATGTGAGGAGGGGCCCCAAGGTCCTACTGGGGCTGACCTGGGCCTGGGGGAATGCAACCTGGGGACCAGTCAGCTCCTGGATCCAGAGAGTCAAGGCTCCATGTActtaaacaaaagcaacatccgcTACCCTAAAACCAAGAAG TACCTGGTGACAGAGTGGCTGAATGACAAGGTTCCTGGCGGGGAGAAAGTCCAGCTGGAGGTGCCTGTCGAGCGGCCGCTGCGCATCACCACCGACCCCACGGTGCTGGCCACCACCCTTAACATGCTGCCGGGCCTGTCCCATTCACCCCTCATCTGCACCACACCAAAACACTACGTCCGCTTTGGCTCACCGTTCAACCCTGAAAGACGTAGGCCCAGGCCACTCCAAATGGATGGCACCTACGGCTGCTACAAGAAG AGATGGATCAAGCAAGCAGAGGATGAGAGCTGCTCAGTCAATCTAGAGGATGGCACCGAGTCTACTTCCTCTCACCAAAGTACTAGCAGCAGATCCACCCCCAACCCTTTGTCAAATG AACTCAATGCACCCTTCAAGAAGCGCAGGTCAAAGTATATTGCAGAGGTAATGCCAGCACCTTCGGAGCACTTGCTGCGCCCGCTGTCTCCCATCTCGCCCCCCCTGCCTGAGGACTCACTCCACCCGCTGCTGAATGCCCCCTGTAGCTCCCTGTTACCCAACGGTCTGGCCTACTCCCCCATGCCCTCACTGCCAACCAGCCGATGTAACACACCGCTGCAGTTCGAG AACATATCATCCCCAGAGGCTTCTCCTGTCCACCGCCCAGAGTCCATCTCACCTGAG CCATATCTAAGGACAGACTTTGACGGCCCAAGGCACCAGTTTCCTGACTTGTCCCTTTCCTCGAGTTTAGAAAGCCCTCTACCTATGACATTGGATGAGTTTACTCTCTCTGGGGGACCTGCAGGCCACGAGTCCCAGATCTCAGCCGTTGTTGGCACCAACTCCCTTACCCCAGTGTCTTGCCCCCACCCGGACCCAGCTACCCACCATCAGAGCCGGGAACCGGCCTTCAGGACAGAATTCAACCTTATATATACTTGCTCACCTCTCAACGCCAACTTGGGTAACCCTTCGTGCACCGACAGGCGCCTCTCCCAGTCGGAGGGCAGCTTTTCCCCAGCAGAGTCCTTTTACAGCACCTTGAGTGCCCAGGGGCTCGTGGGGGAGGGTGGCCCTGGCCCAATGTCCCCCTATGGCGAGCATCATTATGGAGGAGGCTACCCAGACAGTGGCACACCCCCTCACACCAGCAACCCACCGCAAAAGAAGAAG gtgtCTTTGCTGGAGTACCGTAAAAGAAAACAGGGGAGCAGCCGTGACTCAGAGCTGGGCAACAGTTCCTCCCTGGGTAGCACTCCAATCCGACCAGGCTCCCACTACAGCCAGGAATCCCATCATTCCCATTCTCATCACCAGCTACAGCTTCCTGCCTCCCCCCATAGCTCTTTCTCCTCCCCAGCCCACACCTCCTCTATCCCCCAGATAGAGGAGGTCAGCCCCCCCGACCCCCACGGCTCAGCAGCACAGTCCCGAAACCAGGAGAGCAGCCACTG GATGGTGCCCACCAGCGTAGAACGTCTGAGGGAAGGCCAGGGAGTCCTGGAGCGGGTCCTGAGAGGCAGCATCAAGATGGAACGTATTTTAAAGAGGAGTGATAGTTCGGTCCCAGCAGACAAGGAATCAG AAACAGAGCGATATGAGATCCCAGCAGGGTCCATCGCTTCTCCCATCAAGAGTCCACACAGATACAGTCCTTCTGTCTACTCGCATCAG TCGTGTGAGAGCCGCCGGCAGACAGACAGCCCATCTTTCCTCCAGCAGAGCTCCTCATCTCCATTCCGTGCTTCCTACAGTCCCTCTGGTCTTCCTTCGGCAGGCCAGAGCTTCTACCCCCGGCTTTCTTGCTCCCACACTGGCCTATCTCAGGACCACAGCCCATCCTCCTATCCCAGTCAAACCCCTACCTCCTctgcctcttcttcctcctcctcctccgactcCATGCCACCAGGAGGCTCGCTACACCAGCAGAGTAGCAGCAGCAATGTGGACGGAAGCCGCAGCTACGGTAGTAGCCAATTAAAAGCTAGTCTCCTGAACAGCAGTGGTGTGGTAGGGTCTCCCACTTTGGGATCTAGGGCCCATGGCCAGACCAAAATAGACTTAAGCACCCAGACCACCAGACTTGGCCAGCAGCAAGCGTCACGCACCCTTAAAACAGGCAGCCCTGGACAGGCGATGCTGCAGACCAGTTCACGGCTCCTAACGACCTCGGGAACTCCACACTACCCGCAGCGCGGTGCAGCCCTCGCTCAGTTCCAGCACCCTCCTCTACAGGGGTCAGGAGTAAGGACACAGTCAGGAAGCTTTTAA
- the setd5 gene encoding histone-lysine N-methyltransferase SETD5 isoform X1, whose amino-acid sequence MSIVIALGVTTPETSYSDMAAGSDPESVEASPAVNEKNYNNHSCGSAQSHGYRGLPYAMQQSSVVCCQDHNYGAPPPPTPPASPLSQTIIPRMELNGVLRGSRYHGAPEDNSADSDSSSEEDEVVAGWCRCSLTQDGRLIKCESCRELDRRKGTDAHHRKPENVSVGESSATESGDEEVSPSTVSYTATQHTPTSITLTVNRVKRNKSKKRKKSTEKARGAPKGKKVKAFREGSRKSMRMKNSTTEANVLDENTVEGWETKIRQWTDQYEEASANQYSADVQTLLQLHRAASTTVTKTESSSTPPPSTAQPDTSADNMDTINRTELACNNTVLGSQMQLQLGRVTRVQKHRKILRAAKNLEPDTLIIEYRGKVMLKQQFEVNGHFFKKPYPFVLFYSKFNEVEMCVDARTFGNDARFIRRSCTPNAEVRHMIAEGMIHLCIYAVSQITKDAEVTIGFDYEFNSCNYKVDCACHKGNQNCPVQKHNLSPRESLLCPPSLPAPSSLVGAETRRRKARRRELEGCLATAGTSDESNQPLDQHTETRELHGTSDTEEGLLDEVKLEEGEEGEVGENGVVMARKRAFDSLEKRRTKLGGAEEPKEDSVEPEDAAENPCGENPPTTHCTGVGVSTRRTTYVTEPSSVEAERAPSSSFSNLPAPSLAPKPPPARSTKPRPKSRISRYRSSSSQRARRQRQALAQQAAAAAAAAAAAAAAAAAAAEQGAVLCEEGPQGPTGADLGLGECNLGTSQLLDPESQGSMYLNKSNIRYPKTKKYLVTEWLNDKVPGGEKVQLEVPVERPLRITTDPTVLATTLNMLPGLSHSPLICTTPKHYVRFGSPFNPERRRPRPLQMDGTYGCYKKRWIKQAEDESCSVNLEDGTESTSSHQSTSSRSTPNPLSNELNAPFKKRRSKYIAEVMPAPSEHLLRPLSPISPPLPEDSLHPLLNAPCSSLLPNGLAYSPMPSLPTSRCNTPLQFENISSPEASPVHRPESISPEPYLRTDFDGPRHQFPDLSLSSSLESPLPMTLDEFTLSGGPAGHESQISAVVGTNSLTPVSCPHPDPATHHQSREPAFRTEFNLIYTCSPLNANLGNPSCTDRRLSQSEGSFSPAESFYSTLSAQGLVGEGGPGPMSPYGEHHYGGGYPDSGTPPHTSNPPQKKKVSLLEYRKRKQGSSRDSELGNSSSLGSTPIRPGSHYSQESHHSHSHHQLQLPASPHSSFSSPAHTSSIPQIEEVSPPDPHGSAAQSRNQESSHWMVPTSVERLREGQGVLERVLRGSIKMERILKRSDSSVPADKESETERYEIPAGSIASPIKSPHRYSPSVYSHQSCESRRQTDSPSFLQQSSSSPFRASYSPSGLPSAGQSFYPRLSCSHTGLSQDHSPSSYPSQTPTSSASSSSSSSDSMPPGGSLHQQSSSSNVDGSRSYGSSQLKASLLNSSGVVGSPTLGSRAHGQTKIDLSTQTTRLGQQQASRTLKTGSPGQAMLQTSSRLLTTSGTPHYPQRGAALAQFQHPPLQGSGVRTQSGSF is encoded by the exons CCCTGAGTCAGTGGAAGCAAGTCCTGCTGTGAACGAGAAAAACTACAACAACCACAGCTGTGGGAGTGCACAGAGTCATGGGTATCGGGGGCTACCTTATGCT ATGCAACAGTCTTCCGTTGTGTGTTGTCAGGATCACAACTATGGCgcgccccctccccccaccccacccgcctCCCCGCTCTCCCAAACCATCATTCCCCGCATGGAACTCAATGGCGTGTTACGCGGCTCCCGCTATCACGGCGCCCCCGAGGACAACTCAGCAGACAGCGACAGCTCCTCAGAGGAGGACGAGGTCGTGGCCGGGTGGTGCCGCTGCAGCCTGACACAGGATGGCCGGCTTATCAAGTGTGAGAGCTGCAG GGAACTGGACAGGAGGAAAGGAACAGATGCCCATCACAGGAAACCAGAAAATGTCTcag TTGGAGAGAGCAGTGCCACAGAGAGTGGTGATGAAGAAGTGTCTCCCTCCACTGTCTCCTACACAGCCACGCAGCACACGCCCACCAGCATCACACTCACTGTCAACCGTGTCAAAAGGAACAAATccaaaaagaggaagaagagcacgGAAAAGGCTCGAGGAGCCCCTAAGGGCAAGAAGGTCAAG GCCTTCAGAGAAGGCTCTAGAAAATCCATGAGGATGAAG AATTCAACAACAGAAGCAAATGTGCTGGATGAGAACACAGTAGAGGGCTGGGAAACAAAGATCCGCcagtggacagaccagtacgAAGAAGCCTCGGCCAACCAATACAGTGCAGATGTCCAGACGTTGCTCCAGCTGCACCGTGCTGCTAGCACCACTGTCACAAAGACGGAGAGCAGCAGCACACCTCCGCCTTCTACTGCACAGCCTGACACCTCTGCTGATAACATGGACACCATAAATCGCACTGAGCTGGCCTGTAATAACACTGTGCTTGGCTCACAGATGCAG CTCCAGTTGGGTCGGGTAACACGAGTGCAGAAACACAGGAAGATCTTGCGAGCAGCCAAGAATCTAGAACCAGACACCCTCATCATTGAGTACCGGGGCAAGGTCATGCTCAAACAGCAGTTTGAGGTCAATGGGCACTTCTTCAAAAA ACCCTACCCCTTTGTGCTGTTTTACTCCAAATTCAATGAGGTAGAGATGTGTGTTGATGCACGGACCTTTGGAAACGATGCCCGGTTTATTCGAAGGTCCTGCACCCCAAATGCTGAG GTCAGGCATATGATTGCAGAGGGAATGATCCACCTGTGTATCTACGCTGTCAGTCAAATCACCAAGGATGCCGAGGTCACCATTGGATTTGATTACGAGTTCAACAGCTG CAATTACAAAGTGGACTGTGCCTGCCACAAGGGTAACCAGAACTGCCCAGTGCAGAAGCACAACCTAAGCCCAAGAGAGAGCCTCCTGTGCCCCCCATCCCTGCCTGCCCCCTCCTCATTGGTGGGGGCAGAGACCCGGCGGCGGAAGGCTCGAAGGAGAGAGCTTGAGGGGTGTCTTGCTACTGCCGGCACCTCTGATGAAAGCAACCAGCCCCTCGACCAGCACACAGAGACCAGAGAGCTCCATGGAACTAGTGACACAGag GAGGGACTCCTGGATGAGGTCAAGCtggaagagggagaggagggagaagtTGGCGAAAATGGAGTTGTGATGGCGAGAAAAAGA GCATTTGACAGCTTGGAAAAGAGGAGAACGAAATTGGGGGGTGCTGAAGAGCCAAAGGAGGACAGCGTGGAGCCAGAAGATGCGGCAGAGAACCCCTGTGGGGAAAATCCCCCCACAACTCACTGCACAGGGGTGGGGGTCAGCACCCGCCGCACTACCTATGTCACG GAACCCTCATCTGTTGAAGCGGAGAGGGCCCCATCATCCTCATTCTCCAATTTGCCTGCCCCCAGCCTTGCCCCTAAGCCTCCCCCAGCCCGTTCCACTAAGCCACGCCCCAAGAGCCGCATCTCACGCTACCGCTCCAGCTCATCACAACGTGCACGACGCCAGAGGCAGGCCCTGGCCCAGCAGGCAGCAgccgctgcagcagcagcagcagcagcagcagcagcagcagcagctgctgctGAACAGGGAGCTGTCCTATGTGAGGAGGGGCCCCAAGGTCCTACTGGGGCTGACCTGGGCCTGGGGGAATGCAACCTGGGGACCAGTCAGCTCCTGGATCCAGAGAGTCAAGGCTCCATGTActtaaacaaaagcaacatccgcTACCCTAAAACCAAGAAG TACCTGGTGACAGAGTGGCTGAATGACAAGGTTCCTGGCGGGGAGAAAGTCCAGCTGGAGGTGCCTGTCGAGCGGCCGCTGCGCATCACCACCGACCCCACGGTGCTGGCCACCACCCTTAACATGCTGCCGGGCCTGTCCCATTCACCCCTCATCTGCACCACACCAAAACACTACGTCCGCTTTGGCTCACCGTTCAACCCTGAAAGACGTAGGCCCAGGCCACTCCAAATGGATGGCACCTACGGCTGCTACAAGAAG AGATGGATCAAGCAAGCAGAGGATGAGAGCTGCTCAGTCAATCTAGAGGATGGCACCGAGTCTACTTCCTCTCACCAAAGTACTAGCAGCAGATCCACCCCCAACCCTTTGTCAAATG AACTCAATGCACCCTTCAAGAAGCGCAGGTCAAAGTATATTGCAGAGGTAATGCCAGCACCTTCGGAGCACTTGCTGCGCCCGCTGTCTCCCATCTCGCCCCCCCTGCCTGAGGACTCACTCCACCCGCTGCTGAATGCCCCCTGTAGCTCCCTGTTACCCAACGGTCTGGCCTACTCCCCCATGCCCTCACTGCCAACCAGCCGATGTAACACACCGCTGCAGTTCGAG AACATATCATCCCCAGAGGCTTCTCCTGTCCACCGCCCAGAGTCCATCTCACCTGAG CCATATCTAAGGACAGACTTTGACGGCCCAAGGCACCAGTTTCCTGACTTGTCCCTTTCCTCGAGTTTAGAAAGCCCTCTACCTATGACATTGGATGAGTTTACTCTCTCTGGGGGACCTGCAGGCCACGAGTCCCAGATCTCAGCCGTTGTTGGCACCAACTCCCTTACCCCAGTGTCTTGCCCCCACCCGGACCCAGCTACCCACCATCAGAGCCGGGAACCGGCCTTCAGGACAGAATTCAACCTTATATATACTTGCTCACCTCTCAACGCCAACTTGGGTAACCCTTCGTGCACCGACAGGCGCCTCTCCCAGTCGGAGGGCAGCTTTTCCCCAGCAGAGTCCTTTTACAGCACCTTGAGTGCCCAGGGGCTCGTGGGGGAGGGTGGCCCTGGCCCAATGTCCCCCTATGGCGAGCATCATTATGGAGGAGGCTACCCAGACAGTGGCACACCCCCTCACACCAGCAACCCACCGCAAAAGAAGAAG gtgtCTTTGCTGGAGTACCGTAAAAGAAAACAGGGGAGCAGCCGTGACTCAGAGCTGGGCAACAGTTCCTCCCTGGGTAGCACTCCAATCCGACCAGGCTCCCACTACAGCCAGGAATCCCATCATTCCCATTCTCATCACCAGCTACAGCTTCCTGCCTCCCCCCATAGCTCTTTCTCCTCCCCAGCCCACACCTCCTCTATCCCCCAGATAGAGGAGGTCAGCCCCCCCGACCCCCACGGCTCAGCAGCACAGTCCCGAAACCAGGAGAGCAGCCACTG GATGGTGCCCACCAGCGTAGAACGTCTGAGGGAAGGCCAGGGAGTCCTGGAGCGGGTCCTGAGAGGCAGCATCAAGATGGAACGTATTTTAAAGAGGAGTGATAGTTCGGTCCCAGCAGACAAGGAATCAG AAACAGAGCGATATGAGATCCCAGCAGGGTCCATCGCTTCTCCCATCAAGAGTCCACACAGATACAGTCCTTCTGTCTACTCGCATCAG TCGTGTGAGAGCCGCCGGCAGACAGACAGCCCATCTTTCCTCCAGCAGAGCTCCTCATCTCCATTCCGTGCTTCCTACAGTCCCTCTGGTCTTCCTTCGGCAGGCCAGAGCTTCTACCCCCGGCTTTCTTGCTCCCACACTGGCCTATCTCAGGACCACAGCCCATCCTCCTATCCCAGTCAAACCCCTACCTCCTctgcctcttcttcctcctcctcctccgactcCATGCCACCAGGAGGCTCGCTACACCAGCAGAGTAGCAGCAGCAATGTGGACGGAAGCCGCAGCTACGGTAGTAGCCAATTAAAAGCTAGTCTCCTGAACAGCAGTGGTGTGGTAGGGTCTCCCACTTTGGGATCTAGGGCCCATGGCCAGACCAAAATAGACTTAAGCACCCAGACCACCAGACTTGGCCAGCAGCAAGCGTCACGCACCCTTAAAACAGGCAGCCCTGGACAGGCGATGCTGCAGACCAGTTCACGGCTCCTAACGACCTCGGGAACTCCACACTACCCGCAGCGCGGTGCAGCCCTCGCTCAGTTCCAGCACCCTCCTCTACAGGGGTCAGGAGTAAGGACACAGTCAGGAAGCTTTTAA